Proteins co-encoded in one Kocuria flava genomic window:
- a CDS encoding DUF3043 domain-containing protein translates to MTAQPPADEAVPAPRQTPGKGRPTPSRREREAARRRPLVPEDRKAAKAQSRDAAREQRLRAQAGLAAGDERFLGPRDRGPQRRFARDWIDSRFNLGEYLLVVAVVALFVLFFPNQNVAAYGVYVIWALMVLGIVDAVVTTGRMKKAMRARFGDVEPGVRWYAAMRAFSMRRLRLPRPQVKRGDRPA, encoded by the coding sequence GTGACGGCGCAGCCGCCCGCCGACGAGGCCGTGCCCGCCCCCCGGCAGACCCCCGGCAAGGGCCGGCCCACCCCGAGCCGGCGCGAGCGGGAGGCCGCCCGGCGGCGACCGCTGGTGCCGGAGGACCGCAAGGCCGCCAAGGCCCAGTCCCGGGACGCCGCCCGCGAGCAGCGGCTGCGCGCGCAGGCGGGCCTGGCCGCGGGCGACGAGCGGTTCCTGGGCCCGCGCGACCGCGGCCCGCAGCGCCGCTTCGCGCGCGACTGGATCGACTCCCGCTTCAACCTCGGCGAGTACCTGCTCGTCGTCGCGGTCGTGGCCCTGTTCGTCCTGTTCTTCCCGAACCAGAACGTCGCCGCCTACGGCGTCTACGTCATCTGGGCCCTGATGGTCCTGGGGATCGTCGATGCCGTCGTCACGACCGGGCGGATGAAGAAGGCCATGCGGGCGAGGTTCGGCGACGTGGAGCCCGGCGTGCGCTGGTACGCGGCGATGCGCGCGTTCTCGATGCGCCGCCTGCGCCTGCCCCGCCCCCAGGTGAAGCGGGGCGATCGGCCCGCCTGA